Within the Aspergillus luchuensis IFO 4308 DNA, chromosome 5, nearly complete sequence genome, the region CATCTTTCGTATCATGATTCTGCAACATTGAATCCATAAAGTCTCCGCGATTATACTTCGACGCATTGTCGAGTCTCTTCTGGACAGTTATCCTAGTGTGTGCCTGTTGGCGCTTTCGTGCATTCAGGAGTGATTTTGGCATAGCGAGGGCTAGAAGCTTGAAGATTGTGGGGTATGCATCCCTTAACTTGAGGAAGGGTAAGAGCTTAATAAACTGGAAGACCGTTGCAACCCAATAGTGATACTGAGAGTTATCAAGACCGCCAAAGGGTTCGCCAAAAGCCAGATCACCGATATTGTCGAAGGTGGTCAGATTGTACCACTTGACCATATCAGCTGGAAGCTGTGACTCTGCGATACCCCTTAACCTGGTGATTAATGTGTCGACATAGCTATTGATGAGAGGCTCCTGGGCCTGTAAGCCTTTGGAGGAAAAGGCGTGTGATAGCGCTTTGCGGAAGCGACTGTGGTCTGCTGTGTTGGAGCTAACTATGTCCCTCGGGTTGGCCGCCGAGCTGGTTACCTTTGGTAGTTCACGGTGGCCATGTCCGTAAATCTTGTTCCACGCTTCTGTGGTGATGAAAGAGACTTCATTGTGGGTGACGCGCACCACAGGGCCATACTTCTCATGAAAGCGATGTATGTCAGCATCTAATCGCCCTCGGACTGCTGAAATGTGTCGGAAAAGTGGTAGGATGATCCATGATTTAGGTCCAGGAATTTGTCGCAAGGGATGGAGATATAGCGTGTATATTATGCTAAGTAGCGAGTAAAGGAGATATATGCAAGGGGCGATAGCTAGTGTATGAGGGTCCAAcatgatgctggtggtgatggatgttAGTGGTAATCAACGATTGATGATCAGGTTCGAGACTGAGGTGTAAGATAGGTTCCTacgatatttatataagccCCCATTCCCCGCATCATGCCGGTGGACTTAGCCTCAAACCTACAAAGCAACTAAGCAGCTAAGCAGCTAAGCAGCTACCGACTGCAGATAAGCAGTTGACCAGTTATGGAGAGGAACGGCGACGCTGAATCAGCACACCACATTTACCCGTCAACTGCGACCAACCGGACATGGACACACGGCAGCCTCAGAAATTAGGTTGAGGATGTCAGTCGAGCTAGATAAACAACTCAGTCGGACAGCTCACAGAGGAGCTCATTCAGTACCAAGATTTCTCTAACCACAGGCACGAAATTCGAACTCGTTGAGTAAAATTACGAAGGAAGACCAGCATCTAGGGAGAGATACCGCCAACGCTCGCGCGTCAGGCCGACAGACCAATTTAATGGTCCGAGCAGACCTGCCATACTAGctgcaggagatggagatcaCAGACCACATCCCGATCAGGCGCCAACAACGATCCCGTTTTTCGTAAGCACTAGTGAGGCTTCTACGCATGAAGCACCGGGGAATATTCGGGCACCCCCCATTCAACCGCAGGACGCGGAATGCCTCGCAGTTGGTTGATTAGCATAATTTCCGAGTCCCGCGAACGTTTACGCGTCTCGCCAGCTTCCAGCACCCAACTATGGCTCAACTGCAGCATGGCCACCCCGTCGGTATTGATTTGAATCCCTGGCCGCAGCTGCGCTCAAACCTAGCTCAGAAGTAGCACATATATGATTATACGGACTTGACGGGTTATTTGAGCTGCTGCATGAAAGTGCGGTGGCCTTGGGGCCAGGGATTTTCTGCGCGTCATGAGCATGATGGCTTGCAAATCTGTCAGGAATTTTCTGATGTTTTCACCAAGGAAACTGGATGGGATTTGAAATCGAAGTTCATAGCAAAGTATCCGAAGCTACTGGAGGGCATGAATGTTGAAGCTCTGCGGTTCCAAGTTACGGTAGGACAGCCATGCTAATCATCGTCCTTTGGGGTATAAGATGTGGAAACAACTTATACAGATGTTTCTCGGATCATCCTAGTACCAATTCAGCAAGTCGCCAGCATAATATTTGACATATCACACATAAGACACTTCCAATCTTCACGTTCGCCGGGTAACCCATACCATGGCATGCTTGATATATTTATCACCTCCAGCATCTCTGCCATGGCTGTGAATAAAAGGCCACTGG harbors:
- a CDS encoding cytochrome P450 (COG:Q;~EggNog:ENOG410PW54;~InterPro:IPR001128,IPR017972,IPR002401,IPR036396;~PFAM:PF00067;~TransMembrane:1 (o6-28i);~go_function: GO:0005506 - iron ion binding [Evidence IEA];~go_function: GO:0016705 - oxidoreductase activity, acting on paired donors, with incorporation or reduction of molecular oxygen [Evidence IEA];~go_function: GO:0020037 - heme binding [Evidence IEA];~go_process: GO:0055114 - oxidation-reduction process [Evidence IEA]), whose protein sequence is MLDPHTLAIAPCIYLLYSLLSIIYTLYLHPLRQIPGPKSWIILPLFRHISAVRGRLDADIHRFHEKYGPVVRVTHNEVSFITTEAWNKIYGHGHRELPKVTSSAANPRDIVSSNTADHSRFRKALSHAFSSKGLQAQEPLINSYVDTLITRLRGIAESQLPADMVKWYNLTTFDNIGDLAFGEPFGGLDNSQYHYWVATVFQFIKLLPFLKLRDAYPTIFKLLALAMPKSLLNARKRQQAHTRITVQKRLDNASKYNRGDFMDSMLQNHDTKDGLTHEEIVANANILIIAGSETTATLLCGITYWLLKSPDTLAQVTTEVRSVMKSESDITAGLVATKLPYLQACIDEAFRMYPPVPTGLSRMTIEPTLISGYELPSGTKVYVHPLAAYKSAGNFYAPEHYLPERWLPEAKTDPSSPFFSDNREVLQPFSTGPRNCIGRNLALAEVRLILSRLLWNFDLELSEESTQWSDQRTFTLWEKPALMCKLSLRN